A genome region from Yoonia vestfoldensis includes the following:
- a CDS encoding mandelate racemase/muconate lactonizing enzyme family protein produces the protein MKLADLDIIVTAPPAPGWGGQYWIIPKVTTDTGIVGYGECYASSVGPEAMKAVITDVFARHMAGENPENIELMFRRVYSAGFTQRPDLTVIGAWSGLEMACWDILGKDRDRPVHALIGGRTNDRIRAYTYLYPRPSHPLPDFWSSPEMAAEVARDMVDQGYTAVKFDPAGPYTIRGGHMPSMHDLSLSIAFCKAIREAVGDRADLLFGTHGQFSTGGAIRLGQAIAPYSPLWFEEPIPPDNVAEMAKVAGAVPIPVATGERLTTKAEFATVLRSGAATILQPALGRSGGIWETKKIAAMAEVYNAQLAPHLYAGPVEWAANIQLAASIPNILMAETIETPFHMALIKNSLRVEDGYIPVPTAAGLGIDFDEDLARAHPYTGDGLHLQMQQDPIGYHGVNSFAGGAPVKR, from the coding sequence ATGAAACTTGCCGATCTCGACATCATCGTCACCGCCCCCCCTGCCCCCGGCTGGGGCGGGCAATATTGGATCATCCCCAAGGTCACGACCGATACCGGCATTGTGGGCTATGGCGAATGCTATGCCTCCTCTGTCGGGCCAGAGGCGATGAAAGCCGTCATCACGGATGTTTTCGCGCGCCATATGGCCGGCGAGAACCCCGAGAATATCGAATTGATGTTCCGCCGCGTCTATTCCGCAGGCTTTACCCAGCGCCCTGACCTGACGGTGATCGGCGCCTGGTCCGGGCTGGAAATGGCCTGTTGGGACATTCTGGGCAAGGACCGCGACCGCCCCGTCCATGCGCTGATCGGCGGGCGCACGAACGACCGTATCCGCGCCTATACCTATCTTTACCCCCGCCCGTCACATCCGCTGCCCGATTTCTGGTCCAGCCCCGAAATGGCCGCAGAGGTCGCGCGCGACATGGTGGATCAAGGCTATACGGCCGTGAAATTCGACCCTGCCGGCCCCTATACGATCCGCGGCGGGCATATGCCCTCGATGCATGATCTGTCGCTCTCGATAGCCTTTTGCAAAGCCATCCGCGAGGCTGTGGGCGACCGTGCCGATCTGCTGTTCGGCACCCATGGCCAGTTCAGCACCGGTGGCGCGATCCGGCTGGGCCAGGCCATCGCGCCCTATAGCCCGCTGTGGTTCGAGGAACCGATCCCGCCTGACAACGTGGCCGAAATGGCCAAGGTCGCGGGTGCCGTGCCGATCCCCGTGGCCACGGGCGAAAGGCTGACCACCAAGGCCGAATTCGCCACCGTGCTGCGCAGCGGGGCGGCGACGATCCTGCAACCGGCCCTCGGGCGGTCGGGCGGTATCTGGGAGACCAAGAAAATCGCCGCCATGGCCGAAGTCTATAACGCGCAGCTGGCCCCGCATCTTTATGCAGGCCCCGTGGAATGGGCGGCCAATATCCAGCTGGCGGCCTCGATCCCGAATATCCTGATGGCCGAAACCATCGAAACGCCGTTCCATATGGCGCTGATCAAGAATAGCCTGCGTGTCGAGGATGGCTATATCCCCGTCCCCACCGCCGCCGGTCTGGGGATCGACTTTGATGAAGACCTTGCCCGCGCGCATCCCTACACCGGCGATGGGCTGCATTTGCAGATGCAGCAGGACCCGATCGGCTATCACGGGGTCAACAGCTTTGCCGGTGGTGCGCCGGTCAAGCGATGA
- a CDS encoding cell wall hydrolase — translation MRRRFAPPAVRLALACTLVLAGCGGPSSSFRAPSADIDCMARAMYFESIRSSRDGMIAVGSVVMNRVDSAAFPNSVCGVVSQKNQFAPGVMTKRMDSRSAPLARAAAQAVLAGERHPDIAQAMFFHAATYRAGFNNIHYVLTTGGNAFYERRRPQNVTNPRPLPPREGITRG, via the coding sequence ATGCGACGCCGCTTTGCGCCCCCTGCGGTCAGGCTGGCCTTGGCTTGCACTTTGGTGCTGGCGGGGTGTGGCGGGCCGTCATCCTCGTTCAGGGCGCCCTCTGCGGATATCGATTGCATGGCGCGCGCGATGTATTTCGAATCCATCCGGTCCAGCCGTGACGGCATGATCGCGGTCGGCAGCGTGGTGATGAACCGGGTCGACTCCGCTGCCTTTCCCAATAGCGTCTGCGGCGTGGTCAGCCAGAAAAATCAATTCGCCCCCGGCGTGATGACCAAGCGGATGGACAGCCGCTCTGCCCCGCTGGCGCGTGCCGCCGCGCAGGCCGTGCTGGCCGGAGAGCGCCACCCCGATATTGCGCAGGCCATGTTCTTTCATGCCGCGACCTATCGGGCCGGGTTCAACAATATCCATTATGTCCTGACGACCGGCGGCAATGCCTTTTACGAAAGGCGCAGGCCGCAGAATGTGACAAATCCCCGACCGCTGCCGCCGCGAGAGGGCATTACCAGAGGCTAG